From Sulfurovum zhangzhouensis, the proteins below share one genomic window:
- a CDS encoding FAD:protein FMN transferase: MQLRIVFLLIFFLMQINIVFALDSFSEQNTSYTNTSSNNPDNSIEDKENYINRTRSLMGTYATISLSSKYNDQISSAFDLIKSIENSLSTYDPNATLAKLNKNHKVPYDDFLAESIKLSKSYYVETDGFFDITIGSISKKLYHFGEEKTYSPSKEELKKAHLNIEGIHIDQISIQSDEDIIIDLGGMGKGYAVDKTTSYLKEQNITKGIIALSGDIQCLDTCTVYLQSPYSPQTFAKITSKDKYLSISTSGPYRRYATIPEEHHLINPKTALQGNDFVSVSLITTGNNAKIDAYATAISVMPKEKAIAFLKNLDEIGFILVDAQSSIIYGKLDKFVNIEFLDYKDTATMEIISKNKKTKTNIDRSFIHPDTNNPKMIRP, encoded by the coding sequence ATGCAATTAAGGATTGTGTTTTTACTGATTTTTTTTCTTATGCAAATAAATATTGTATTTGCACTTGATTCTTTTAGTGAACAAAATACCAGTTATACAAATACCTCTTCTAATAATCCAGATAATTCCATAGAAGATAAAGAAAACTATATAAATAGAACAAGATCCCTGATGGGAACCTATGCAACTATTTCTCTATCATCAAAATACAATGATCAAATTTCATCTGCGTTTGACTTGATAAAAAGTATAGAGAATTCTTTATCAACATATGATCCAAACGCAACTTTAGCAAAACTCAACAAAAACCATAAAGTTCCTTATGATGACTTTTTAGCAGAATCCATCAAGTTATCAAAGTCATACTATGTAGAAACTGATGGTTTCTTTGATATTACAATCGGTTCTATATCTAAAAAACTGTACCACTTTGGTGAAGAAAAAACCTACTCTCCCTCAAAAGAAGAGCTAAAGAAAGCACACTTGAATATAGAAGGTATCCATATAGATCAAATATCCATACAAAGCGATGAAGATATCATCATAGATCTAGGAGGTATGGGAAAAGGCTATGCAGTTGATAAAACAACAAGTTATTTAAAGGAGCAAAATATCACTAAGGGTATTATCGCTTTAAGCGGAGATATTCAGTGTTTGGATACTTGTACAGTATATTTGCAATCCCCCTATTCACCTCAGACTTTTGCAAAAATAACCAGTAAGGACAAATATCTATCTATTTCAACAAGCGGACCATATAGAAGATATGCAACGATACCCGAAGAGCACCATCTCATAAATCCCAAAACCGCCTTACAAGGAAATGATTTTGTTTCCGTTTCTTTGATCACTACAGGCAATAATGCAAAAATAGATGCGTATGCAACAGCGATCTCTGTTATGCCAAAGGAAAAAGCTATTGCATTTTTAAAGAATTTGGATGAGATAGGTTTTATCCTTGTTGATGCTCAAAGCAGCATCATTTATGGAAAGCTGGATAAATTCGTCAACATTGAATTTTTAGACTATAAAGATACTGCAACCATGGAAATCATAAGTAAGAATAAGAAAACAAAAACAAACATTGACAGAAGTTTTATCCATCCCGACACTAACAATCCCAAAATGATCAGGCCGTAA
- a CDS encoding DNA alkylation repair protein produces MEQQIKEYLLSLADKKTAAQTKKFFKTAKGEYSYGDKFLGIKMEKLRETAKRFSVVEPEVAEKLLQSEFHEIRMFSLILLTNLYKRGDKTTKDKIFDIYLKNTSYINNWDLVDVSAHHIVGTHLFEKDTTVLHKLSKSENMWERRISIVSTLYFIKNNRFGETLSISEILIEDEEDLIHKATGWMLREVGKMDIQAERKFLLKHYNKMPRTMLRYAIERLDENERQGFLKGKF; encoded by the coding sequence ATGGAACAGCAAATAAAAGAATATCTCCTCTCGCTTGCTGATAAAAAGACGGCCGCACAGACAAAGAAATTTTTTAAAACTGCAAAGGGAGAATATTCGTACGGAGACAAATTCCTGGGGATAAAGATGGAAAAATTAAGGGAGACGGCAAAACGATTCTCGGTGGTAGAACCCGAAGTTGCGGAAAAGCTACTCCAATCGGAATTCCATGAGATTAGGATGTTTTCTCTCATATTGTTGACCAACCTCTACAAAAGGGGAGACAAAACAACTAAAGATAAAATATTCGACATATACTTGAAAAATACCAGTTACATAAATAACTGGGATCTGGTAGACGTTTCTGCACACCATATAGTTGGAACACATCTCTTCGAAAAAGATACTACCGTACTTCACAAGCTCTCCAAATCGGAAAATATGTGGGAGAGGAGAATATCTATAGTATCCACATTATATTTCATCAAGAACAACCGCTTCGGAGAGACGCTATCGATCTCCGAAATCCTGATTGAAGACGAAGAAGACTTGATACACAAGGCAACCGGATGGATGCTCAGAGAAGTTGGAAAAATGGACATTCAGGCAGAAAGGAAGTTCCTTCTTAAACACTACAATAAAATGCCAAGAACAATGTTGAGATACGCAATAGAAAGACTTGATGAAAACGAAAGACAGGGATTCTTAAAAGGCAAATTTTGA
- a CDS encoding porin family protein, translating into MKKITSSFVAAMAVSTFAFAGGDIAPVEPVVETQEAQSSIFDGFYVGLGYTKPMTISNVCEYDDCTIKSQGLTAQVGYEFNENIAAEVRYIRSSGDADHSTQGDYDMSIKSLGFYVKGMYAIGDFSPYVYLGAANTKLDLANNPSYFYESKTTLGYGLGLSYSVTENISVFVDYMHNDLGAFQPGEYYGWNGDLDFTATTYGVTYKF; encoded by the coding sequence ATGAAAAAGATTACATCTTCATTCGTAGCTGCTATGGCAGTAAGTACATTCGCATTTGCAGGTGGTGACATTGCTCCAGTAGAACCAGTAGTAGAAACTCAAGAAGCTCAGTCATCTATTTTTGATGGCTTCTATGTTGGACTTGGTTATACTAAACCAATGACAATTTCTAATGTTTGTGAGTATGATGATTGTACAATCAAATCACAAGGTCTAACTGCTCAAGTAGGTTATGAGTTTAATGAAAATATTGCAGCAGAAGTTAGATATATCAGAAGTTCTGGAGATGCTGACCATTCAACTCAAGGTGACTATGATATGTCAATCAAAAGTTTAGGTTTTTATGTAAAAGGAATGTATGCTATCGGTGATTTCTCACCATACGTTTATCTAGGTGCTGCTAATACAAAACTTGATTTGGCTAATAACCCTTCTTATTTTTACGAAAGCAAAACAACTCTTGGTTATGGTCTAGGCCTAAGCTATAGCGTTACAGAAAATATTTCAGTTTTTGTAGACTATATGCATAATGACCTTGGTGCATTTCAACCAGGAGAATATTATGGTTGGAATGGTGATTTGGACTTTACTGCAACAACATATGGTGTAACTTACAAATTCTAA
- a CDS encoding protein adenylyltransferase SelO encodes MKELNKTSAMVETLHELAMLADYSLMDTLSANPEATSDGVDYSPREVFSGHYVPVNPTPIQEPHYIAHSTTFFKELGLDDSLATSEDFIRMFSGDTSQLPEPLRRLGWATGYALSIYGSEYYEQCPFGTGNAYGDGRAISILEAVINGQRWEMQLKGGGRTPYCRGADGRAVLRSSIREFLAQEHMHALGVPTSRSLSLYTSKTETVRRPWFTNGSYSRDPEVMIEEAVAITTRVAPSFIRVGQLELFGRRARKNEHPKAMEELEKIVLHLIDREYSDVIDESLPIQEKVIFLAREFGSRLSSLVANWIRVGYCQGNFNSDNCAAGGFTLDYGPFGFIDMFDPRYQPWTGGGVHFSFLNQPQAAERNFHMFCMALKPLLKSNKDALDQLDKIREDFPQVMQEQMIKMWASKLGLKTFNASLFNELLTLMIETSVDYTIFFRELSTVPEDIFPLTKSFYGDSILNENIIKRWSEWLEKWKSLIHTTNPADINATSEESREKLSTKMKAINPKYTLREWFLVPAYQQATSGDYTLIKELQKIMTNPYTEQSKEIEEKYYRVKPSEFFKIAGISHVSCSS; translated from the coding sequence ATGAAAGAACTAAATAAAACCTCTGCAATGGTAGAGACGCTTCACGAACTTGCGATGTTGGCAGATTATTCACTCATGGATACACTAAGCGCTAATCCAGAGGCTACTTCAGATGGAGTAGATTACTCACCGAGAGAAGTTTTTTCTGGACACTATGTTCCTGTAAATCCTACTCCCATTCAAGAACCGCACTACATTGCACATAGTACAACTTTTTTTAAAGAACTTGGGTTGGATGACAGTTTGGCAACATCAGAGGATTTCATCCGGATGTTCTCTGGCGATACCTCACAGCTGCCAGAACCGTTGCGTCGTCTTGGTTGGGCAACAGGATATGCACTTTCCATCTACGGGTCCGAATACTATGAGCAGTGTCCATTTGGAACAGGTAACGCATATGGTGATGGTCGTGCCATTTCCATCCTTGAAGCAGTGATCAATGGGCAGCGCTGGGAGATGCAGCTTAAAGGTGGCGGTAGAACACCATACTGCCGTGGTGCTGACGGTCGTGCCGTCTTGCGTTCAAGTATTCGTGAATTTTTAGCACAAGAGCATATGCATGCCCTGGGCGTACCGACATCACGCTCTTTGAGTCTGTACACCTCAAAAACAGAGACGGTAAGGCGGCCATGGTTTACAAATGGATCATATTCAAGAGATCCTGAAGTGATGATCGAGGAGGCTGTTGCTATAACAACACGGGTTGCACCTTCGTTTATTCGAGTGGGGCAACTCGAACTTTTCGGTCGGCGTGCCCGTAAAAATGAGCATCCAAAAGCAATGGAGGAGCTTGAAAAAATTGTGTTGCACCTGATCGATCGTGAGTACAGTGATGTCATTGATGAGTCTTTACCTATCCAAGAAAAAGTGATCTTCTTAGCACGTGAATTTGGAAGTAGACTTTCCTCTCTAGTGGCAAACTGGATTCGTGTTGGCTACTGTCAGGGAAATTTCAATAGCGATAACTGTGCCGCAGGTGGCTTCACACTTGATTATGGACCATTTGGATTTATCGATATGTTTGATCCGAGATATCAGCCGTGGACGGGTGGCGGTGTTCACTTCTCATTTCTTAACCAGCCGCAAGCTGCCGAACGTAACTTTCATATGTTCTGCATGGCGTTGAAACCGCTGCTGAAGTCAAATAAGGATGCTCTGGATCAGTTGGATAAGATAAGAGAGGACTTTCCTCAAGTCATGCAGGAGCAAATGATAAAGATGTGGGCTTCCAAGCTTGGATTAAAAACTTTTAATGCATCACTCTTCAATGAGCTTTTGACGCTGATGATAGAAACCTCTGTCGATTATACGATCTTCTTTCGTGAGCTCTCTACGGTACCTGAAGATATCTTTCCGCTTACTAAAAGCTTTTACGGTGACTCCATATTAAATGAAAATATTATAAAAAGATGGTCGGAGTGGCTGGAAAAATGGAAATCACTCATCCATACTACAAACCCTGCCGACATCAACGCCACTTCGGAAGAATCACGTGAAAAGCTTTCTACGAAAATGAAAGCGATTAACCCAAAATACACTTTGCGGGAGTGGTTTCTTGTCCCTGCCTATCAACAAGCCACCAGTGGAGACTATACACTTATTAAAGAGTTGCAGAAAATTATGACAAACCCATATACTGAGCAATCTAAAGAGATAGAGGAGAAATACTATAGAGTAAAACCCTCTGAGTTCTTTAAAATTGCCGGCATATCCCATGTCAGCTGTTCGTCATGA
- a CDS encoding methyltransferase family protein — MIVNQKSVMKLKPSQWFSSIMTYLSIPIILLVCGWDLGWWQAWVFFVLIVTAGIGGRVWAEHRHPGILAERFKYFKAQGIKSWDKVFAPLMALSLSFPLVIVAGLDHRFTWSPHLPIWMNLLGFVLIVFGYAFASWALIENRFFSTFVRIQKDREHEVCSSGPYAIVRHPGYAGNLLALPGIVLALGSVWTLIPVVIAIIIAVVRTELEDRTLQEELKGYKAYVQQVRYKWIPGIY; from the coding sequence ATGATCGTTAACCAAAAGTCTGTAATGAAATTAAAACCATCCCAATGGTTCAGCAGCATTATGACGTACCTGTCCATACCCATCATTCTATTGGTTTGCGGATGGGATCTCGGTTGGTGGCAAGCGTGGGTCTTTTTTGTGCTGATCGTCACGGCCGGCATCGGGGGACGTGTATGGGCAGAACACAGACATCCGGGAATTCTGGCTGAACGGTTTAAATATTTCAAGGCTCAAGGTATAAAATCCTGGGATAAAGTCTTTGCCCCATTGATGGCGCTCAGCCTGTCATTTCCGCTTGTCATAGTAGCAGGCCTCGATCACCGTTTCACATGGTCTCCACACTTGCCGATCTGGATGAATCTGCTTGGCTTTGTTCTGATCGTATTTGGATACGCTTTCGCGTCATGGGCCTTGATAGAAAATCGCTTCTTTTCCACTTTTGTGCGTATTCAGAAAGACCGGGAACATGAAGTATGCAGTAGCGGTCCTTATGCAATAGTTCGGCATCCAGGCTACGCCGGGAATCTATTGGCTCTTCCGGGGATTGTACTTGCTTTAGGTTCTGTGTGGACATTAATTCCCGTGGTCATAGCCATAATCATTGCCGTGGTAAGAACGGAACTAGAGGACAGAACCCTTCAGGAAGAATTGAAAGGATACAAAGCATATGTACAACAGGTACGATATAAATGGATTCCCGGAATATATTAA
- a CDS encoding YodC family protein produces MFIGDTVQLNSGGPLMTIEAVYESEVTCIWFDNNSVVRHNFNEVLLVKI; encoded by the coding sequence ATGTTTATAGGTGATACTGTTCAATTGAATTCAGGTGGCCCTCTGATGACTATAGAAGCTGTTTATGAGAGCGAAGTTACTTGTATTTGGTTTGATAACAATAGTGTAGTACGTCATAATTTTAATGAAGTTCTTTTAGTGAAAATCTAA
- a CDS encoding porin family protein, protein MKKITLSLVLLSTISTFSIAGGNIQPVESIVEEVEESPAGNFYVGAGYSHLNMNIEGSQMLNSVFHPPVLGETDITGHSLLLLAGYNFNQFLALEGRYSFSMGNLDVENDAGDSELDADMSNLALYLKPMYPIGSLTLYALLGYGQVTLDDGTEYSENGFQWGVGATYDVYENIGLFIDYTRLYDDKGFDNTWIDQDVVVDAINIGVTYKF, encoded by the coding sequence ATGAAAAAGATTACACTATCACTAGTCCTACTAAGTACAATAAGTACATTTTCGATAGCAGGTGGTAATATCCAGCCTGTGGAGTCTATTGTAGAAGAAGTGGAGGAATCACCGGCCGGTAATTTCTATGTTGGTGCAGGTTATTCTCATTTGAATATGAATATTGAGGGATCACAAATGCTCAATAGTGTTTTCCATCCACCTGTACTAGGAGAAACCGATATTACCGGACATTCATTACTCTTACTTGCAGGGTATAATTTTAATCAATTTCTAGCTTTGGAAGGCAGATATAGTTTTTCGATGGGTAATCTGGATGTAGAAAATGATGCCGGCGACAGCGAACTTGATGCTGATATGTCTAATCTTGCTTTGTATCTAAAACCAATGTATCCAATAGGAAGTCTGACGCTTTATGCATTGTTAGGATATGGTCAAGTTACTCTGGATGATGGAACAGAGTATTCTGAGAACGGTTTCCAATGGGGAGTAGGGGCTACATATGATGTTTATGAAAATATTGGATTATTTATTGATTATACAAGACTTTACGATGATAAAGGATTTGATAATACCTGGATAGATCAAGACGTCGTTGTCGATGCTATAAATATAGGTGTAACCTATAAGTTTTAA
- a CDS encoding FMN-binding protein: protein MKKIFLISLFGILFSQSGMAKTNVTIESVIKSSITNVTSIEAKQLVLTKAQYDKIKQTAKAAVRTKIYRYYTIMHDDNIIGYGVLITRKVRTKKATVLYAFDNVGKLMFSEIMVFGEPPEYVPNKLWMKQFDNVESSASLTMGKDIPTISGATLSARAISDGARIARAIFNIVLKK from the coding sequence ATGAAAAAAATATTTTTAATATCACTCTTTGGGATTCTTTTTTCCCAAAGTGGTATGGCCAAAACAAATGTAACTATAGAAAGTGTTATAAAATCATCAATTACTAATGTGACATCGATTGAAGCGAAGCAGTTGGTACTTACGAAAGCACAGTATGACAAAATAAAACAAACAGCAAAGGCAGCAGTACGAACTAAGATATACCGTTACTATACCATTATGCATGATGATAATATTATAGGGTATGGTGTGCTTATCACAAGAAAAGTACGAACGAAAAAAGCTACAGTGCTTTATGCCTTTGATAATGTTGGAAAGCTCATGTTTTCCGAAATCATGGTATTTGGTGAGCCACCAGAGTATGTACCAAATAAACTTTGGATGAAGCAATTTGACAATGTAGAATCATCTGCATCTTTAACAATGGGAAAAGATATCCCTACAATAAGTGGTGCTACCTTATCGGCCAGGGCTATTAGTGATGGTGCTAGAATAGCTAGAGCAATATTTAATATTGTTTTGAAAAAGTAG
- a CDS encoding rhodanese-like domain-containing protein, translated as MLNFGPFKSLSTKEFQQKREEGFPVIDVRRADEWEEYGIIEGSHMITFFDEMGQYDIDKFFEAFTKIVVDKEQPFILVCAHANRTKTIGELLGLKYKYKNVYELDGGINWGWIDKGLVTIK; from the coding sequence ATGTTAAATTTTGGGCCGTTTAAGTCTCTTTCAACGAAAGAGTTTCAACAAAAAAGAGAGGAAGGATTTCCAGTAATCGATGTTAGAAGAGCTGATGAGTGGGAAGAGTACGGTATCATCGAAGGCAGCCATATGATCACATTTTTTGATGAGATGGGGCAATACGACATTGATAAGTTTTTTGAAGCATTTACGAAGATAGTCGTGGACAAGGAACAGCCTTTTATCTTAGTATGCGCACATGCAAACAGAACAAAAACCATTGGTGAGTTACTGGGCTTAAAATATAAATATAAAAATGTATATGAGTTAGACGGCGGGATAAATTGGGGCTGGATCGATAAAGGTTTGGTAACAATAAAATAA
- a CDS encoding porin, translating to MKNTIKIIGSMALLTTSMMADTLEERLTALEETNKTLTEELLATQTGGFTLVESGQSYNGLGDAASKVYYSKNPLSIGGYGEMYYANPEGSDDYADVYRFITYLGYKFSDNVILNTEIEFEHGANAEDGGEVVLEFMYLDFLMREEINLRLGHLLVPMGLINLRHEPTLFNTVQRPEIEQRLIPSTWHENGALLYGRFADLGIQYTAGIVNALNVDSDKTATADSGWIRSGRLGAANKASFSPAFVGRLDYTGTTGLMLGASVYYGDGSNLKDDVSQTNGLTMTMFDIHASYENGPFELNALYTQTNLDGAEKLSSNAVEKASGYYVNASYNLSGLLGVNYKMPVFGQYQNYNPVEQTVDGSNENAYQTEITTIGVNFFPADQAVIKVDYAMKEVNNVEENIVSLGIGFIF from the coding sequence ATGAAAAACACAATAAAAATAATTGGTTCAATGGCTTTATTGACAACAAGTATGATGGCAGATACATTAGAAGAAAGACTTACAGCATTGGAAGAAACGAATAAGACATTGACTGAAGAGCTCTTAGCAACACAAACAGGAGGTTTCACGCTAGTAGAATCAGGGCAGTCATATAATGGACTAGGAGATGCAGCATCTAAAGTATACTATTCTAAAAATCCACTTTCTATAGGAGGGTATGGTGAAATGTATTATGCAAATCCTGAAGGAAGTGATGACTATGCCGATGTTTATAGGTTTATCACATATCTTGGTTATAAGTTTAGTGATAATGTCATTTTAAATACTGAAATTGAATTTGAACATGGAGCTAATGCAGAAGATGGAGGAGAAGTAGTTCTTGAATTTATGTATCTTGACTTTTTGATGAGAGAAGAGATAAATTTGAGACTTGGACACCTGCTTGTTCCAATGGGGCTTATCAACCTGAGACATGAACCGACACTATTCAATACAGTTCAAAGACCAGAGATTGAGCAAAGACTCATTCCTAGTACATGGCATGAAAATGGTGCATTACTCTATGGTAGGTTTGCTGATCTTGGTATCCAATATACAGCAGGTATTGTCAATGCATTAAATGTTGATTCTGATAAGACTGCTACAGCAGATAGTGGCTGGATCAGAAGCGGGAGATTGGGTGCAGCGAATAAAGCATCGTTTTCTCCGGCATTTGTAGGTCGTTTAGACTATACGGGAACAACAGGTTTGATGCTGGGGGCTTCAGTATATTATGGTGATGGTTCAAACTTGAAGGATGATGTAAGCCAGACTAATGGACTTACAATGACTATGTTTGATATTCATGCTTCTTATGAAAATGGTCCATTTGAACTTAATGCATTATATACACAGACAAATCTAGACGGTGCAGAAAAACTATCTTCTAATGCCGTTGAAAAAGCAAGTGGATATTATGTCAATGCATCATATAATCTTTCTGGACTGTTAGGTGTCAATTATAAAATGCCTGTATTTGGACAGTATCAAAATTATAACCCCGTAGAACAGACGGTGGATGGTTCCAATGAAAATGCATATCAGACAGAGATCACGACAATAGGTGTAAACTTCTTCCCTGCAGATCAGGCAGTGATAAAGGTCGACTATGCGATGAAAGAAGTCAATAATGTAGAAGAAAATATCGTATCTCTAGGAATTGGATTCATCTTTTAA
- a CDS encoding YbfB/YjiJ family MFS transporter has protein sequence MIKTLLDKNNNTAILLAGILAIVVGIGVARFAFTSLLPYMLEDFLTLSYAGVLASLNFAGYLAGAAFSIFIKDINTKVKYFRIGMVLSIVTTLVLALSTNEALWLVSRVIAGFGSAMVLIVGGAIVMVKLNFENKTKAMGIHFSGIGFSIVISEFISQYILRDSTWHEAWLALSIFAFVVTFYSLYILSFDKAIKKESVKHPLSKSIFSTYVILLILAYFTEGVGFVVQGTFLPDIINSLEGLEGYGNLGWLIVGISGIPSSILWMRWAHRFGSLNIIIVAMALQIIGILIPAFTTNMILNLLSGALYGSTFIGLVALFLNLGGLLAGKNPVVLMGAMTAAYGIGQVGAPLYSVALIDYFGNYNSTLYVTAFIVFIGILLLVYAKRIEPVKA, from the coding sequence ATGATAAAAACTCTTCTGGACAAAAACAATAACACTGCCATACTTCTCGCCGGTATACTGGCTATCGTAGTAGGTATAGGTGTGGCACGGTTCGCTTTTACTTCACTTCTTCCTTATATGCTTGAAGACTTTTTAACCCTTTCTTATGCAGGAGTTTTAGCATCATTAAATTTTGCAGGCTATTTGGCAGGTGCTGCTTTTTCTATATTTATCAAAGATATCAATACCAAAGTAAAGTACTTTAGGATAGGTATGGTCCTGAGCATCGTTACGACACTGGTATTGGCTTTAAGCACTAACGAAGCACTATGGCTGGTTTCAAGAGTGATCGCGGGTTTTGGCTCAGCGATGGTCCTGATAGTCGGTGGTGCTATCGTCATGGTCAAGTTGAATTTTGAAAATAAAACAAAAGCTATGGGAATACACTTTAGCGGTATTGGTTTTTCTATCGTTATTTCTGAATTCATAAGCCAATATATTCTCAGAGACAGTACCTGGCATGAAGCATGGCTAGCCTTATCAATATTTGCTTTTGTGGTTACTTTTTATTCTCTTTATATTTTATCTTTTGATAAAGCGATAAAAAAAGAGTCTGTTAAACATCCACTGTCTAAATCCATCTTTTCTACCTATGTCATTCTTCTGATCTTGGCATATTTTACTGAAGGGGTAGGTTTTGTGGTCCAGGGAACTTTTCTGCCGGATATCATTAACTCGCTTGAAGGACTGGAGGGATATGGGAACCTTGGTTGGCTTATTGTAGGTATTTCGGGGATCCCTTCGTCAATACTCTGGATGCGATGGGCTCACAGATTTGGAAGTCTTAATATTATTATTGTCGCTATGGCACTGCAGATCATTGGTATTCTCATTCCTGCATTTACTACAAATATGATACTGAACTTACTTAGTGGTGCGCTTTACGGAAGTACCTTCATCGGTCTTGTAGCACTTTTTTTAAATCTTGGCGGTCTACTTGCCGGGAAAAACCCAGTAGTACTTATGGGAGCGATGACAGCAGCTTATGGGATAGGACAAGTGGGTGCACCACTCTATAGTGTAGCTTTGATAGATTATTTCGGTAATTATAATTCTACATTGTATGTCACGGCATTTATTGTCTTTATCGGGATATTACTTCTGGTGTATGCAAAAAGAATTGAACCGGTGAAGGCGTGA
- a CDS encoding MBL fold metallo-hydrolase, producing MKHYIKGRFGGILDSSKEVNLWHIFRWKVLQAPRKTIKNPETLPLKVNREPDKLTQTEDFICWLSHASFLIQLGGKRILIDPVFGNIPFYKRQIDFPYGVEELGNVDYLLISHAHYDHFDKTSIQTIASKSPQAIIPLKMSTLVNKIAPQVSTQELDWYQDFEIDDLTITLVPARHWSRRGVLDTNRILWGGYIIRYKNKTIYFAGDTASGTHFTEIGQRYDIDFALLPIGAYKPDFIMKANHLNPQEAYEAFKQLRAKTMIPMHYGTFKLSDEPLDEPFQWIQHIAEKEDDTFCLLSTGEVLTL from the coding sequence ATGAAGCACTATATAAAGGGACGTTTTGGCGGTATTTTGGATAGTTCCAAGGAAGTTAATCTTTGGCATATCTTCCGATGGAAGGTCCTTCAGGCACCACGGAAAACTATTAAAAATCCTGAAACATTACCGCTAAAGGTCAACCGTGAACCTGATAAGCTCACACAAACAGAGGACTTTATCTGCTGGCTCTCACACGCTTCCTTTCTGATCCAATTAGGCGGGAAACGTATACTGATAGATCCTGTCTTTGGAAATATCCCTTTTTATAAACGCCAGATTGATTTTCCCTATGGTGTAGAAGAGTTAGGTAACGTAGACTACCTGCTGATCTCTCATGCACATTATGACCATTTTGATAAAACATCGATCCAAACTATTGCTTCCAAATCTCCCCAAGCCATCATCCCTCTTAAAATGAGTACACTTGTCAATAAGATCGCTCCACAGGTATCTACACAGGAACTGGACTGGTATCAAGACTTTGAAATTGATGATCTTACAATCACACTTGTACCGGCCAGACACTGGAGCAGACGCGGGGTACTTGATACCAACCGTATCTTATGGGGCGGCTATATTATTCGCTATAAGAATAAAACTATCTATTTTGCCGGGGATACGGCATCTGGAACACACTTTACAGAAATCGGCCAACGCTACGATATAGATTTTGCCCTGCTTCCCATCGGTGCATATAAACCAGACTTTATCATGAAAGCAAATCATCTCAATCCACAGGAAGCTTATGAGGCCTTCAAACAACTACGTGCAAAAACCATGATTCCAATGCACTACGGTACATTCAAACTCAGTGACGAACCGCTCGATGAACCATTTCAATGGATACAGCATATTGCAGAAAAAGAAGATGATACTTTTTGCCTCTTATCAACTGGAGAGGTATTGACACTCTAA